In Toxoplasma gondii ME49 chromosome VIII, whole genome shotgun sequence, a single genomic region encodes these proteins:
- a CDS encoding LNS2 (Lipin/Ned1/Smp2) protein (encoded by transcript TGME49_230690) yields MWGKIVSSVSNALDFNQATLSGCIDIICVRSTDDNKLRSTPFHVRFGKAKLLRSREKTVTVTVNGVLTSLRMKLGAAGEAYFVHEDEGAALGDLGDEESASPILSPRSNASGEGGGRTGLEGFASRDEEEWRRRDEDEKDRAEDGSQAGDGDEKEGAGAGNEAGAGERASTDSRLVAGDALREVPSVAGDVTRSPVASGEEPEGAPATLSRSASQAAADAEQERERMVVGGVGAPAVAPSALIDRGFPEDQQLGAGPVTDSRVAAESQAGSASGVSFSLCGHMLTGRVSEEQHDNDVFNANVVSWEAFDHNPALWYHPSLVARFDDKPPYYPGKVALPLLACWLVFNRPLSVESLSRLMNAEVTANLEPPNFSSALSSASRWFFGSRASASAPASKSPTRFPYPKAAPEGKDELGGSAGADAPGPKAPVVVTSKNSVAQATASAAASVATIEEAGGVRRDEEGEWKEGSALVNSASFHSELGTTVPSASCTACSARRFRRSLRPTSDQLASLNLKPGANSICFTVSSSLQGTKSVMGTIYLWPQYPKIVISDVDGTITRSDVLGQLMPIVGRDWSHDGVAELFTKIKKAGYLILYLTARAIGQADATRDYLFGLTQQQTNKLPDGPLILSPDRLFPSFKREVIERKPYIFKIAALRDIRSLFPPDYNPFYAGFGNRDSDHRAYVHVGVAEAKVFIIDPSGAIHHINNSTYARTYETMSEIADFMFPPLPRPDGRLPSEALIKQEEAEEEQFNSFNFWSLGIVDFPSEEDEDESVAGEAVPPSSEPTTIFKDLHHPTPLAELSVSPSAASSAEAASVAAAYAASAAVVALDAAASGRQSVTDERGGMGEDGEVDEAATTRGANEAIETAKQVSIAAALAAAVVKREDEHVVASEEDSAGYETPPLLVPRAEKAGQQGGAQLVDAARTYLIESGNDGAQEKDRVGASIPSEGGEALQIREPDLSTPVSERTPKNFSREADSDSLSRLSGLRTVTGMCDLCGRQFESRGCRRQISLTGRGSSQGGLADSERRCQSETMWTKVDEDEGGQEQLCEACGSRWQSQRTGRTSVEETYHTAQTPQERSQQTAGVGESQVTERGRMSANSVPQIEGEGEEHESEADDKESKVQRRPEGWKTAKGSLSAGEGDVECDGSLLSFSVPRSEEDREAAPESGHASQRVWTYVSLDSDGDARDFSAQSREPEELCPSATGDKVVSADYRAPGTPDENERAEALLTAAAFAADAVTSGNIFLHASNGIKRQVEKNGESKVVTDASANTSDAPREVELANKSDASVNRESHDSVNASERRDLFSRLWRRDCESRANTPCSSSQRVRRSASSFFLPWSPSGTASTPVARPVETGDAVGPQSASFVCSLPVIRSASSYDAAASSISFTYDEKTPCLRLESSGSETSLARRADTEPEMQIVSSEGVWEGGDSEGAHENKNRDAEHLSGLFMSSFKCGSTPIDRLPHEEVVALNDNEAGSCVVGDPHGGSRPEEGARSSVSRSDRDVSNKAAICDRDEGHVVKGGGQVLSGTPVTPSRSSSKSKRELRMQESFRSVGEGRSDDGVDSERKCSNL; encoded by the exons ATGTGGGGGAAGATTGTCTCGAGCGTCTCCAACGCGCTGGACTTCAACCAGGCGACGTTGTCGGGATGCATCGACATCATTTGCGTGCGGTCGACGGACGACAACAAGCTGAGGAGCACGCCCTTCCACGTTCGCTTCGGCAAAGCCAAGTTGCTACGGTCGCGCGAGAAAACGGTGACCGTGACGGTGAACGGTGTGCTCACGAGTTTGCGCATGAAGCTGGGCGCCGCTGGCGAGGCCTACTTTGTCcatgaagacgaaggcgcagCTCTCGGCGACTTGGGCGACGAGGAGTCCGCGAGCCCGATTCTGTCCCCGCGTTCGAACGCCAGTGGCGAGGGTGGCGGCCGCACGGGCCTCGAAGGCTTCGCCTCTcgtgacgaagaagagtggcGCCGGCGCGACGAAGATGAGAAGGACCGCGCGGAAGACGGTTCGCAGGCgggcgacggcgacgagaaggagggCGCAGGCGCCGGGAACGAGGCGGGCGCAGGAGAGCGCGCCTCTACAGACTCCCGCCTCGTAGCCGGCGACGCCCTACGGGAAGTCCCCTCGGTAGCTGGAGACGTGACCAGAAGCCCTGTAGCCTCTGGGGAAGAACCTGAAGGCGCACCGGCCACCCTGAGTCGCTCCGCTTCACAGGCggcagcagacgcagaacaggagcgcgagaggaTGGTTGTCGGAGGCGTAGGCGCGCCTGCCGTCGCACCGTCGGCGCTGATCGACCGCGGCTTCCCGGAAGATCAACAACTCGGCGCGGGCCCCGTCACCGACAGCCGAGTGGCTGCAGAGAGCCAGGCAGGCTCGGCCTCCGGCGTcagcttctccctctgcggTCACATGCTCACAGGGCGAGTGTCGGAGGAACAACACGATAACGACGTTTTCAATGCGAATGTG GTGTCTTGGGAAGCGTTCGACCACAACCCTGCATTGTGGTACCATCCGTCTTTGGTGGCGAGGTTCGACGACAAGCCGCCGTACTATCCAGGGAAAGTGGCTTTGCCTCTGCTGGCGTGCTGGCTCGTCTTCAACCggcctctgtctgtcgaaAGTTTGTCGCGTCTGATGAACGCGGAGGTCACCGCGAATCTCGAGCCGCCAAATTTCAGCAGTGCCCTCTCCTCGGCCTCGCGCTGGTTCTTCGGAAGCCGCGCCTCTGCATCCGCCCCGGCCAGCAAGAGTCCGACGCGGTTCCCGTACCCCAAGGCCGCGCCCGAAGGCAAGGACGAGCTCGGCGGGTCCGCTGGCGCCGACGCGCCAGGCCCGAAGGCACCCGTCGTTGTGACCTCGAAGAATTCGGTTGCCCAGGCGACAGCGAGCGCCGCTGCCTCCGTCGCCACTATAGAGGAGGCCGGCGGCGTGCGgcgcgacgaggaaggcgaatgGAAAGAAGGCAGCGCCCTAGTGAACAGTGCAAGCTTCCACAGCGAGCTGGGCACCACTGTTCCTTCCGCCTCCTGCACTGCATGTTCGGCTCGACGCTTCAGAAGGTCCCTCAGACCAACCTCCGATCAGCTG GCCTCTCTCAATCTGAAGCCCGGCGCGAACTCGATTTGCTTCACGGTCAGCTCCTCCCTCCAAGGAACGAAGAGCGTCATGGGAACCATTTACCTTTGGCCTCAGTACCCGAAAATTGTCATCTCCGATGTCGATGGGACGATCACCAG ATCGGATGTTTTGGGGCAGTTGATGCCGATCGTCGGCCGCGACTGGTCTCATGACGGCGTAGCGGAGCTCTTCACCAAAATCAAGAAAGCGGGCTACCTCATTCTGTATCTGACTGCGCGAGCCATTGGACAAGCCGACGCCACTCGAGACTACCTCTTTGGTTTGACGCAGCAGCAAACAAATAAGTTGCCAG ATGGACCGCTTATTCTCAGTCCCGAtcgcctcttcccctctttcaAGCGCGAAGTGATCGAGAGGAAACCTTACATTTTCAAGATCGCCGCACTCCGCGACATTCGCAGCCTCTTCCCGCCTGACTATAACCCGTTCTATGCCGGATTTGGAAACCGCGATTCT GACCACCGCGCGTATGTCCACGTCGGTGTGGCGGAGGCCAAAGTCTTCATTATTGACCCGTCTGGCGCCATCCACCACATCAACAACTCGACGTATGCTCGAAC GTACGAGACAATGTCAGAGATCGCCGACTTCATGTTTCCTCCTTTACCACGACCCGACGGAAGGCTGCCGTCTGAAGCGCTCATCAagcaagaagaggcagaagaggaacag TTCAACTCGTTCAATTTCTGGTCCCTGGGCATTGTGGACTTCCCgtcggaggaagacgaagacgagagcgtCGCTGGCGAAGCCGTTCCACCTTCCAGTGAACCGACAACGATCTTCAAGGACTTGCATCACCCCACGCCCCTGGCGGAGCTTTCGGTTTCTCCTTCCGCGGCGTCTTCTGCTGAAGCGGCCTCGGTCGCGGCGGCCTATGCAGCCTCAGCAGCGGTCGTGGCCCTCGACGCGGCGGCTTCCGGGCGACAGTCGGTGACAGACGAGCGCGGAGGCATGGGGGAAGATGGAGAAGTGGATGAAGCTGCGACGACGAGGGGTGCAAATGAAGCAatcgagacagcgaagcaggTATCCATCGCCGCCGCCCTCGCTGCTGCAGTTGTGAAGCGCGAAGACGAACACGTAGTTGCGTCTGAAGAAGACTCCGCAGGCTACGAGACGCCGCCCTTGCTGGTTCCGCGagcggagaaggcgggaCAACAGGGGGGTGCCCAGCTCGTGGATGCTGCACGCACGTACTTAATAGAAAGTGGAAATGATGGAGcgcaggagaaagacagggtAGGAGCCTCGATACCTTCCGAGGGGGGAGAAGCGCTACAGATACGGGAGCCAGATCTTTCGACACCTGTCTCGGAAAGGACGCCGAAGAATTTTTCAAGAGAAGCGGATTCCGACAGTCTGTCCCGTCTCTCGGGCCTCCGCACAGTGACTGGGATGTGTGACTTGTGTGGGCGGCAATTCGAAAGTCGCGGCTGTCGACGGCAGATTTCTCTTACTGGGCGTGGAAGCTCGCAAGGTGGTCTGGCAGACAGCGAGCGGCGATGTCAGTCAGAGACAATGTGGACAAAGGttgacgaagacgaaggagggcAGGAACAGTTGTGTGAAGCATGCGGGAGTCGGTGGCAGTCTCAGCGCACAGGCCGAACTTCGGTCGAAGAAACTTACCACACCGCTCAGACCCCTCAAGAGCGATCCCAACAAACAGCAGGGGTAGGAGAGAGTCAGGTGACGGAGCGAGGCCGAATGTCTGCCAACAGCGTGCCCCAAATTGAAggtgaaggcgaagaacaTGAGTCAGAGGCAGACGACAAAGAAAGCAAGGTTCAGAGAAGACCGGAGGGAtggaagacagcgaaaggtTCTTTGAGTGCCGGAGAGGGTGACGTCGAGTGCGATGGTTCACTACTGAGTTTCTCAGTCCCTAGGTCTGAAGAAGATAGAGAAGCAGCGCCTGAATCTGGACACGCCTCTCAGCGGGTGTGGACATATGTATCGCTAGATAGTGATGGAGACGCCCGGGATTTCTCGGCTCAGAGTCGAGAGCCTGAAGAGCTTTGCCCATCTGCCACAGGCGACAAAGTGGTCTCTGCAGACTACCGAGCACCAGGTACGCCAGACGAAAATGAGCGAGCTGAGGCCCTTCTTaccgccgccgccttcgccgcggACGCTGTCACTTCCGGCAATATTTTTTTGCACGCAAGCAATGGTATCAAACGCCAGGTCGAGAAGAATGGAGAGTCAAAAGTCGTCACAGACGCGTCTGCAAATACGTCAGACGCTCCGCGTGAAGTGGAACTTGCAAATAAAAGCGATGCGTCTGTGAACCGAGAAAGTCATGACTCCGTGAATGCATCAGAACGGCGTGACTTATTTTCCCGTCTCTGGAGACGTGACTGTGAAAGTCGTGCCAATACGCCTTGCTCTTCGTCACAGCGGGTGCGCCGatctgcttcctccttctttctcccctggTCGCCTTCCGGGACAGCGTCTACCCCAGTGGCCCGGCCGGTTGAAACAGGTGACGCGGTCGGCCCTCAATCGGCTTCTTTTGTGTGCTCTCTTCCTGTGATTCGATCCGCCTCCTCGTACGACGCTGCTGCATCTTCTATCTCTTTCACCTACGATGAGAAGACCCCATGCTTACGCTTGGAAAGCTCGGGATCAGAAACAAGTCTTGCTAGACGTGCTGACACTGAGCCTGAGATGCAGATTGTCTCGAGTGAAGGTGTATGGGAAGGCGGAGATTCAGAAGGTGCCCACGAAAATAAAAACAGAGATGCTGAACATCTCTCCGGTCTATTCATGTCCAGCTTTAAATGCGGTAGCACTCCTATTGATCGTCTGCCTCACGAGGAAGTGGTTGCTCTTAATGACAACGAAGCAGGATCTTGTGTTGTGGGAGATCCACACGGAGGAAGTAGACCTGAAGAAGGCGCAAGAAGTTCCGTAAGCAGATCAGACAGAGATGTCAGTAATAAAGCGGCAATCTGTGACAGGGACGAAGGGCACGTTGTGAAAGGGGGGGGGCAGGTTTTGTCAGGAACGCCCGTGACACCGAGTCGATCGTCGTCAAAGAGCAAACGAGAGCTACGGATGCAGGAGAGCTTCAGAAGTGTAGGCGAAGGGCGAAGCGACGACGGGGTCGATAGTGAACGCAAATGCAGTAATTTGTGA
- a CDS encoding Tubulin-tyrosine ligase family protein (encoded by transcript TGME49_230670) produces the protein MRPYQKINHFVGTNAISRKNYLARNLLRMKAYYPQEYKFFPHTWSLPADLADFRCQFTGRRRKTYIIKPDASSQGRGIFLTRNIEDINPTEHLVAQRYLHKPFLIDGLKFDLRIYVLLAGCNPLRLFVHQDGLVRFATSPYSKPTGKNLRDKTMHLTNYAINKSSSNFTPNKDPANPSKGHKRSLFHVLDHLKSEGHDVDALLKEIDECLCKTIIAIQPSLAHIYGSCKGEDLSNSMCFEILGIDIMIDHKLTPWLIEVNHSPSFTTDSELDTIVKFKVIRDALVLLGLSSENRRKYGGTGKATHLTKLGAAFTSHSPLNSHSVARFHGMISQ, from the exons ATGCGTCCTTACCAGAAGATCAATCACTTCGTTGGAACGAATGCAATTTCTAG GAAGAACTATCTCGCACGGAATCTTCTGCGGATGAAGGCCTACTATCCTCAGGAGTACAAGTTCTTTCCTCACACGTGGTCGCTTCCAGCAG ATCTGGCTGACTTTCGATGCCAGTTTACCGGGAGGCGACGGAAAACTTACATTATCAAGCCAGATGCAAGCAGCCAAGGTCGGGGTATTTTCTTAACTCGGAACATCGAGGATATAAACCCAACCGAACACCTGGTAGCCCAACGATATTTGCATAAACCGTTTCTCATCGACGGACTCAAGTTCGACCTCCGCATTTATGTCCTGCTGGCGGGTTGTAATCCTCTTCGC CTCTTTGTTCACCAGGATGGGTTAGTGCGGTTCGCTACGAGCCCATATTCGAAGCCAACTGGGAAAAATCTGCGTGATAAGACAATGCATCTGACCAATTATGCAATCAATAAATCATCTTCAAATTTTACGCCAAACAAAGACCCGGCTAATCCATCGAAGGGTCACAAGAGGAGTCTCTTCCACGTGTTGGATCACCTGAAGAGCGAG GGACATGATGTAGATGCACTCCTTAAGGAGATCGATGAATGCCTCTGCAAGACCATCATCGCGATACAACCTTCCCTTGCACACATTTACGGTTCCTGCAAGGGAGAAGACCTCAGCAATTCGATGTGTTTCGAGATTCTTGGAATTGACATCATGATCGACCACAAGCTTACACCCTGGCTAATCGAG GTCAACCATTCTCCCTCTTTCACTACTGACAGTGAACTTGACACAATCGTTAAGTTCAAGGTCATCCGCGATGCGCTTGTTTTGCTTGGATTATCCTCGGAGAACCGACGCAAGTATGGTGGCACCGGCAAAGCAACGCATCTGACGAAATTGGGCGCAGCATTTACTTCTCATTCACCATTGAACAGCCACAGTGTTGCGAGGTTTCATGGGATGATAAGTCAATGA
- a CDS encoding hypothetical protein (encoded by transcript TGME49_230663), with translation MSYTLTLVDRWHPKKPVAFAAVRAQLLRELASRIRVASGLDVDPFDMTPPIEEAARHQQDLDEARTLLANDAEVQRLLTLYGRLLQFDANVLLPGSQWWRFQRGYSTEEHSPFQLPFYPCSTLLQRIRKLKGIKSLRPPLHYAQVQPHLKLTVDIMHVCLTDHYLFGSEDVLAQDVMRLYEVYCFLSNYKSGEQLTTRLRSAILYSEEVRQRLGVYTPMALYAIARGESPTEAMKQELRHAEQVLVQWKQSQPQQWQNWLQHLKQRRQLRLQRDGEALLFSRCESDIESKWQELIQVRRRHGFSQTNLEMNVALIQTNAEEDALTLQKEIFAEAEEVFFYHIDTACSGGKSVQQVLSRAGDGGSSDQSGSLRAANHLLPSIWDYEDNEDEGGPGHKTHGAMDGERTEFSFGILLTEGLEELSFDVELQHAVEFVFQPTPPAEPMGVPLGSSPYGTLSNNGVPCHVSRSLSEGRSHPHLLRVPSTFGPSSRRGSFLFQETELRLAVPSWDEEMASAAQEEAAAVAAAMAAEIEQEAYQAAAVVAAAAEAARQIAIPEEPTKFAWHTHRNQHVPNVAVAGDPGARTSVRGSHGKKLFDRRPLFTRQQGREHGTGASGSPAATEQHALVAAAEEQSLSSGDTHSRAAAEGRVGGAVEKPSRTLKKLEEEQVATPEVSVSPHPSAECRRPSPPTFAANASHTSPPNDSEVVPQQQLAGHHEATVVRHQLMGSGVPSYSQSCSPPRLPQPIYSPGATDPALPFRPPRPHIVASSASGAPLPTPAVVVSRPKATAWYSHPRETLGDSAGYNVSWQRTGGRAVSDKAYRLLPFPAPDWSSPSSKNGVPELPGPAEQHAGILQGTETSRLSRLTDVCEHTLPKMLKVFRVPSSS, from the exons ATGTCCTACACCCTGACCCTTGTGGATCGTTGGCACCCTAAGAAGCCAGTTGCTTTCGCCGCAGTCCGTGCTCAGCTTCTGCGTGAGCTTGCGTCTCGCATCCGCGTCGCTTCTGGCCTGGACGTCGATCCCTTTGATATGACGCCGCCGATCGAAGAAGCTGCCCGACACCAACAGGACCTCGACGAAGCGCGTACCCTTCTAGCGAATGATGCAGAGGTGCAGCGGTTGCTCACTCTCTATGGACGTCTGCTTCAATTCGACGCCAATGTGCTGCTTCCTGGCTCACAGTGGTGGAGATTTCAGAGAGGGTACAGCACAGAAGAGCACTCTCCGTTCCAGCTTCCCTTTTATCCGTGTTCGACTCTCTTGCAAAGGATCCGGAAACTAAAAGGGATCAAATCTCTACGGCCGCCACTACACTATGCCCAGGTGCAGCCGCACCTGAAGCTTACTGTCGACAtcatgcatgtgtgtctaACGGATCATTACCTGTTCGGCAGTGAAGATGTCTTGGCACAGGATGTTATGCGCCTTTATGAAGTCTACTGTTTTCTAAGCAACTACAAAAGCGGAGAGCAACTGACTACGAGGCTCCGGAGTGCAATCCTCTACAGTGAGGAAGTAAGGCAGCGACTTGGTGTCTACACTCCAATGGCGCTTTATGCCATTGCAAGAGGTGAATCACCGACGGAGGCAATGAAGCAAGAACTTCGGCATGCTGAGCAGGTTCTCGTTCAGTGGAAGCAATCTCAACCCCAG CAATGGCAGAACTGGCTGCAACACCtaaagcagaggagacagctccGTCTCCAACGCGACGGCgaggctcttctcttcagcagATGTGAAAGTGACATTGAATCAAAATGGCAGGAGCTTATCCAAGTCCGCAGAAGGCATGGCTTTTCCCAAACTAACCTTGAGATGAACGTAGCACTCATTCA GACCAACGCTGAGGAGGACGCCCTAACTCTTCAGAAAGAGATTTTCGCTGAAGCGGAAGAGGTCTTCTTCTACCACATAGATACGGCATGTTCAGGAGGGAAAAGCGTCCAGCAAGTCTTGTCGCGAGCAGGTGACGGCGGCTCCTCGGACCAAAGTGGTAGCCTACGGGCTG ctAATCACCTATTACCGAGTATCTGGGACTATGAGGACAatgaagacgagggaggtCCGGGACACAAAACGCACGGTGCGATGGACGGAGAACGCACAGAGTTCTCTTTTGGGATCCTTCTGACCGAAGGCCTCGAGGAACTATCGTTCGATGTGGAGCTACAACATGCAG TAGAGTTTGTCTTCCAGCCAACACCTCCTGCAGAACCTATGGGCGTGCCACTGGGTAGCAGCCCATATGGAACGCTTTCCAATAACGGAGTGCCGTGCCATGTCTCGAGATCACTGTCTGAGGGCAGGTCTCACCCGCATCTGCTCCGGGTACCATCCACTTTTGGGCCATCGTCGAGACGCGGCAGCTTCTTATTTCAGGAGACGGAGCTGAGATTGGCTGTCCCAAGCTGGGACGAGGAAATGGCCTCGGCAGcgcaagaagaagctgcCGCAGTTGCAGCTGCAATGGCTGCCGAAATCGAACAGGAAGCCTATCAAGCTGCCGCTGTAgtcgcagctgctgccgagGCTGCCAGGCAAATTGCTATTCCGGAAGAGCCAACAAAATTCGCTTGGCACACACACCGGAACCAACATGTACCAAACGTCGCTGTCGCCGGGGATCCGGGTGCACGTACGTCCGTGCGGGGAAGTCACGGCAAAAAACTTTTCGACAGAAGGCCTCTCTTTACCAGGCAGCAGGGACGGGAGCACGGGACCGGAGCCTCTGGATCCCCTGCTGCCACGGAACAACACGCTTTGGTAGCGGCTGCCGAGGAACAAAGCCTGTCCTCCGGAGATACGCACAGCAGGGCGGCAGCGGAAGGAAGAGTCGGCGGGGCAGTGGAGAAGCCTAGTCGAACGCTGAAAAAACTAGAGGAGGAACAAGTTGCCACTCCAGAAGTGTCCGTGTCCCCTCATCCAAGCGCGGAATGTCGCCGGCCCTCTCCACCCACTTTCGCTGCAAATGCCAGTCACACCAGTCCGCCGAATGACTCAGAGGTGGTCCCACAACAGCAACTGGCAGGCCACCATGAAGCCACTGTGGTCCGGCATCAGCTTATGGGCAGTGGGGTGCCAAGTTATTCTCAGTCTTGCTCGCCTCCTCGGCTTCCACAACCCATTTACAGTCCCGGTGCCACAGACCCTGCGTTGCCTTTTCGGCCTCCGCGCCCTCACATTGTGGCATCATCAGCCAGCGGGGCGCCGCTACCAACCCCGGCAGTTGTGGTATCGCGGCCGAAGGCCACTGCGTGGTATTCACATCCTCGGGAAACTCTGGGCGATTCGGCAGGTTACAACGTCTCGTGGCAGCGAACAGGTGGCCGAGCTGTCAGCGACAAAGCGTATCGGCTGCTTCCATTTCCAGCTCCTGATTGGAGCTCGCCTTCGTCCAAAAATGGTGTGCCTGAGCTACCTGGTCCTGCAGAGCAGCACGCGGGAATTCTACAGGGAACGGAAACCTCACGCCTATCTCGCCTGACTGATGTATGCGAGCATACGCTGCCAAAAATGTTGAAGGTCTTCCGGGTACCCTCCAGCAGCTAG
- a CDS encoding hypothetical protein (encoded by transcript TGME49_230667): MEPFPTSSAATPEMRGAERSLERHRLHGSCRTQLRQPPHLPVLLLGRRRASHGPPRRKTIGLSTTWDSRSTASLPKCVQAFLTGQKLQTKTATGYVVHTPARKTVPARTCVVCNIAMITFIDVTFP, translated from the coding sequence ATGGAGCCTTTCCCGACAAGTTCAGCGGCGACCCCAGAAATGCGTGGCGCCGAGCGGAGTCTGGAGAGGCATCGCCTTCACGGCAGCTGTCGGACACAACTTCGACAGCCTCCACATCTTCCCGTACTTCTGCTGGGTCGGCGGAGAGCCTCTCACGGCCcaccaagaagaaaaacgataGGATTGTCTACTACCTGGGACTCACGAAGTACAGCATCGTTGCCAAAGTGTGTGCAAGCTTTCCTCACTGGACAGAAACtacagacgaagacggcgacTGGGTACGTTGTCCACACACCTGCAAGGAAAACTGTGCCTGCGCGAACCTGCGTTGTTTGCAACATTGCCATGATTACATTCATCGACGTCACTTTCCCGTAA